In the genome of Tautonia rosea, the window GAGTTCATAGAGAGTTCATGAGATCTTCTCTGCATGCTCGGCCGCAACAAACTTCGAAGCGTAAACACCCTGGGAGCGACCCGACGATGGCATCCAAGAACCTGTTGAATGAACCGACTCCGCCCTTTGAACCCCAGACTCAGAACCCTCCCGGCCTTGACGCCGAAATGACCCCTCGGCCCAGGCACTCGGCCGAGGCGTACAAGGCAGCGGGGAAGCTGACCGATCAGGTGGCCCTCATCACCGGTGGCGATTCCGGGATCGGCGCAGCGGTGGCCATCCTCTTCGCCAGGGAAGGGGCGGACGTGGCGATCGTCTACCTCCCCGAGGAACAACGAGACGCCGAGCACGTCCGTCAACACGTCGAGAAAATCGGCCGCCGCTGTCTTTGCATCCCCGGCGATCTGAAAGATTCATCCTTCTGTAATCAGGCCGTTGAGCAGACTGTTCGGAAGCTCGGAAAGCTTGATATCCTCGTCAACAATGCCGCCTATATGCCCAAACGCACAAACTTTGACGACATTACCGACGACGACCTCGACAAGGTGTTCCGAACCAACGTCTACTCCTTTTTCTACATGACTCGGGCTGCTGTGAAGCACCTGAAACCTGGCGCCGCGATCATCAACACCGGATCAGTTGCCGGGATGGAAGGCTCCAAGGCGATCCTCGACTACTCCGCGAGCAAGGCCGCTGTCCATGCCTTCACCAAGGCGCTGGCCCAGATGCTCGTCGATCGCCAGATCCGGGTCAACTGCGTCGCACCCGGCCCCGTCTGGACCCCGTTGAATGCATCGGCTCGCGATGCTGACGAAATGGCCGAGTACGGCGGCAACGTGCCGATGGGTCGTCCGGGACAGCCTGAGGAGATGGCACCAGCCTTTGTTTACTTCGCGTCGAACCCTGACAGCAGCTACGTCACCGGCGAGGTTCTTTCGCTTTACGGCGGCGTGACCCAGGCCGGCTAACGGGGCCAGAGCTCCGAT includes:
- a CDS encoding SDR family oxidoreductase, which encodes MASKNLLNEPTPPFEPQTQNPPGLDAEMTPRPRHSAEAYKAAGKLTDQVALITGGDSGIGAAVAILFAREGADVAIVYLPEEQRDAEHVRQHVEKIGRRCLCIPGDLKDSSFCNQAVEQTVRKLGKLDILVNNAAYMPKRTNFDDITDDDLDKVFRTNVYSFFYMTRAAVKHLKPGAAIINTGSVAGMEGSKAILDYSASKAAVHAFTKALAQMLVDRQIRVNCVAPGPVWTPLNASARDADEMAEYGGNVPMGRPGQPEEMAPAFVYFASNPDSSYVTGEVLSLYGGVTQAG